A DNA window from Bradyrhizobium sp. CCBAU 53421 contains the following coding sequences:
- a CDS encoding DUF1003 domain-containing protein → MEDAAPSDHASGASARNIEAILRIEKEDEEQLLLHHRALHAVGRFVGTPYFFAIQSCGVGLWLWINTLAPKAGWRFDEYPFPLLSLVLALEAVLLTSCVLIRQNISDRAFERRNHLELQINLLAERESTLSLALLQRISAHLKCPVENDAQCEELADETEVDEIAQDLRAQQEAGDESVR, encoded by the coding sequence GTGGAGGACGCTGCGCCATCCGATCACGCCTCGGGCGCTTCGGCACGAAATATTGAGGCGATCCTGCGGATTGAAAAGGAGGACGAGGAGCAGCTCCTCCTCCATCATCGCGCGCTTCACGCCGTCGGCCGTTTCGTCGGCACGCCCTATTTCTTTGCGATCCAGTCTTGCGGCGTAGGCCTGTGGCTGTGGATTAACACGCTCGCACCGAAAGCCGGCTGGCGCTTTGATGAATATCCCTTTCCGCTTCTTTCCCTCGTGCTTGCGCTTGAGGCTGTCCTTTTGACGTCCTGCGTCCTGATCCGGCAAAACATCTCGGATCGGGCTTTCGAGCGGCGCAATCACCTGGAGCTGCAGATCAACCTGCTGGCCGAGCGGGAGTCGACGCTATCCCTTGCTCTTTTACAACGGATCTCCGCTCACCTGAAATGCCCTGTCGAAAACGACGCGCAGTGCGAAGAGCTTGCGGACGAAACGGAGGTCGATGAGATCGCCCAGGATCTCAGGGCACAGCAGGAAGCAGGCGACGAATCCGTCAGATAA
- a CDS encoding IS66 family transposase, producing MALSSRLAALSAECGTLAAERDAAIAQRDAAVQENDKLQIILSQYKRTIFGPRSETLDPGQLPLFAITAQAAGAAANDDVTGGGLPDGAEGRGKRPARRNRGKLPEHLPRIDVVIDIESHICPCCGERLHKIGETVKEAFDVIPMQYRVKRIVRPRYGCRGCRQGVLQEPAPAQAIDGGMVTEALLAHIAVMKYGYQLPLYRQEQMFAAQGITLDRQTLASWMGRAAWWLKPLHTLLRDTVMSYPRLFADETPLPVLDPGRGRTKVCQFWAIATDDRPWGGPAPPAVVYMFAEDRKAIRAKQLFGDYHGILQVDGYAAYKGLIKNGGHLVQLAFCFAHARRKFWDVHVATKSPIAAEALRRIAMFYAIEDRIRGLPAAHRAAMRQSDTRPLIEDFKPWLEARLLEVSKKSGLGKAIRYTLNHWDGLTRFIDDGRIEIDSNTVERSIKPIGLGKKNYLFAGSEGGAETWAILGSLINSAKLQDIDPRHYLTDVLERIVSGRTKINQLHMLLPWNWKAERDSSPAKLAA from the coding sequence ATGGCGCTGTCGTCACGGCTTGCGGCGTTGTCGGCGGAATGCGGCACGCTGGCGGCCGAGCGTGATGCGGCGATTGCCCAACGCGACGCTGCGGTCCAGGAGAACGACAAGCTCCAGATAATCCTGTCCCAGTACAAGCGCACGATCTTCGGTCCCCGCTCTGAGACACTGGATCCCGGACAGCTGCCTCTCTTCGCCATCACGGCGCAGGCGGCTGGTGCCGCCGCCAACGACGACGTTACCGGAGGCGGGCTGCCTGACGGAGCGGAGGGCCGTGGAAAGCGACCGGCGCGACGCAACCGGGGGAAGCTTCCGGAGCATTTGCCGCGCATCGACGTCGTGATCGATATCGAGAGCCACATCTGCCCTTGCTGCGGCGAGCGGCTGCACAAAATCGGGGAGACCGTCAAGGAAGCCTTCGACGTCATTCCGATGCAGTACCGGGTCAAGCGCATAGTGCGTCCGCGGTACGGCTGCCGGGGATGCCGCCAGGGTGTGCTGCAGGAACCCGCGCCGGCCCAGGCGATCGACGGCGGGATGGTGACGGAAGCCTTGCTGGCCCACATCGCGGTGATGAAATACGGCTACCAGCTGCCGCTGTATCGGCAGGAACAGATGTTCGCTGCGCAAGGCATCACGCTCGACCGGCAGACGCTGGCCTCGTGGATGGGGCGCGCCGCCTGGTGGCTGAAGCCGCTTCACACGCTGTTGCGCGACACAGTGATGTCCTACCCGCGGCTGTTTGCCGACGAGACGCCGCTGCCGGTTCTCGATCCCGGCCGTGGCCGGACCAAAGTCTGCCAGTTCTGGGCGATCGCCACCGATGACCGTCCGTGGGGTGGCCCGGCGCCGCCGGCGGTGGTCTACATGTTTGCCGAGGATCGCAAGGCGATCCGCGCCAAGCAGCTGTTCGGGGACTACCACGGCATCCTGCAGGTCGACGGTTATGCCGCCTACAAGGGCCTGATCAAGAACGGCGGCCATCTGGTGCAGCTGGCGTTCTGCTTCGCGCATGCGCGGCGGAAGTTCTGGGACGTTCACGTCGCGACCAAGTCGCCGATTGCCGCGGAAGCGCTGCGACGGATCGCGATGTTCTACGCCATTGAGGATCGCATCCGCGGTCTGCCGGCGGCGCATCGGGCTGCTATGCGGCAAAGCGACACCAGGCCGTTGATCGAGGACTTCAAACCCTGGCTTGAGGCGCGGCTGCTGGAAGTCTCGAAGAAGTCCGGTCTGGGCAAAGCCATCCGCTACACCCTCAACCATTGGGACGGCCTGACGCGCTTCATCGACGACGGACGCATTGAAATAGACAGCAATACGGTTGAGCGCAGCATCAAGCCGATAGGCCTGGGAAAGAAGAACTACTTGTTCGCCGGCAGTGAAGGCGGCGCCGAGACATGGGCCATTCTCGGCTCGCTCATCAACTCGGCAAAGCTGCAAGACATCGACCCGCGGCACTATCTGACCGATGTTCTCGAGCGCATCGTCTCCGGACGTACCAAGATCAATCAGCTGCACATGCTGCTGCCGTGGAATTGGAAGGCCGAGCGCGACAGTTCGCCGGCAAAGCTCGCCGCCTGA
- the tnpB gene encoding IS66 family insertion sequence element accessory protein TnpB (TnpB, as the term is used for proteins encoded by IS66 family insertion elements, is considered an accessory protein, since TnpC, encoded by a neighboring gene, is a DDE family transposase.): protein MSIWIATQPVDFRRGMDSLAMLVSEAFGANPFDGGLYIFRSKRRDRVKILTWDGSGLVLYYKRIEGQFTWPPIKEGVVPLSHAQLSVLLDGSDWKRVPMRVVDQPARAG from the coding sequence TTGTCGATCTGGATCGCGACGCAGCCGGTCGATTTCCGTCGCGGGATGGACTCGCTGGCGATGCTGGTGAGCGAGGCGTTTGGAGCCAATCCGTTCGACGGCGGACTTTACATCTTCCGCTCCAAGCGCCGAGATCGCGTGAAGATCCTGACCTGGGACGGAAGCGGCCTTGTCCTTTACTACAAGAGAATCGAGGGGCAGTTCACCTGGCCGCCGATCAAGGAAGGCGTCGTGCCGCTATCTCATGCTCAGCTCTCGGTGCTGCTCGATGGCTCAGACTGGAAGCGTGTGCCGATGCGGGTTGTGGATCAGCCAGCACGAGCTGGTTGA
- a CDS encoding heat-shock protein produces MRSHDFSSLRRSAIGFDLDLAEMASEAGEDNYPPYNIERMTTVTRFRWPWRASRLRTSRSRRSVTIEGSKPEKGERQFLHRSISTRNFKRQFSLADYVQKLEAKAASRMLRVGCISD; encoded by the coding sequence TTGCGCAGTCACGACTTTTCGTCTCTCCGGCGCTCGGCCATCGGTTTCGATCTTGACCTCGCGGAAATGGCCAGCGAGGCGGGCGAGGACAATTACCCGCCTTACAACATCGAGCGGATGACGACCGTTACCAGATTTCGTTGGCCGTGGCGGGCTTCGCGCCTGAGAACATCTCGATCACGCCGATCAGTCACCATCGAGGGCAGTAAGCCTGAAAAAGGCGAGCGCCAGTTCCTCCATCGCAGCATTTCAACCCGCAATTTCAAGCGCCAATTCAGCCTTGCGGACTATGTGCAGAAGCTCGAAGCCAAGGCGGCTTCTCGCATGTTGAGAGTCGGATGCATCAGCGATTGA
- a CDS encoding isochorismatase family protein, whose amino-acid sequence MTIDSIGPEMAGSVPDLVKFTPPARTFDKHVYSPWKGSDLHQQLCSDGIDTVIITGGETDISAN is encoded by the coding sequence ATGACAATCGACAGCATCGGGCCAGAGATGGCGGGATCAGTCCCCGACCTCGTGAAGTTTACTCCTCCGGCCCGCACTTTCGACAAACATGTTTATTCGCCGTGGAAAGGCAGCGATCTTCACCAGCAGCTATGCAGCGATGGCATCGATACGGTCATCATTACCGGCGGAGAGACGGATATCAGCGCCAATTAA
- a CDS encoding phage holin family protein — translation MSIQNDIRTSQNDLRTISTLLGDALLQFAKLFQNEVDLAKAELGEKVQKVGSALVFIAGGALLVIPALVMALFALSAAMIGAGWSQPLSYLTSAIVAAVIAGILFAIGINRLDARGLVPRETMRQLDKDKDTVKGMVR, via the coding sequence ATGAGCATCCAAAACGATATCAGGACAAGTCAGAACGATCTTAGAACCATCTCGACGCTGCTCGGCGACGCGTTGTTGCAGTTCGCCAAACTGTTCCAGAACGAGGTGGATCTCGCCAAAGCCGAGTTAGGCGAAAAGGTTCAGAAGGTCGGCAGCGCGCTGGTCTTCATCGCCGGCGGTGCCCTCCTGGTGATCCCAGCCTTGGTGATGGCGCTGTTCGCCCTATCGGCGGCGATGATCGGCGCAGGATGGTCACAGCCGCTCTCCTATTTGACGTCGGCGATCGTGGCCGCGGTGATCGCGGGTATACTGTTCGCGATCGGCATCAACCGGCTAGATGCCCGCGGTCTGGTGCCGCGGGAAACCATGCGGCAGCTCGATAAGGACAAGGATACCGTGAAAGGGATGGTGCGATGA
- a CDS encoding transposase, whose protein sequence is MSKDSRKDSDRDRHTPILKDFSDTLQRIEIITGTGRRRRWSADAKAAIIAESFAPGASVSAVARRHDISPSLLFLWRRQTTRAKVAARRAGDVPPGFVPVAITGCGGELPSREEQAAIEIEVGAVRIRVRGTVDRRALCEVLAAVGTVGR, encoded by the coding sequence ATGTCTAAGGATAGCCGTAAGGATAGCGATAGGGATAGGCATACGCCTATCCTCAAGGATTTTTCTGACACGCTGCAGCGTATCGAGATCATCACTGGGACCGGCCGGCGCCGGCGCTGGTCGGCCGATGCGAAGGCGGCGATTATCGCGGAGAGTTTTGCGCCGGGTGCAAGCGTGTCCGCTGTGGCGCGGCGACACGACATCAGTCCAAGCCTGTTGTTTCTGTGGCGTCGTCAGACGACGCGGGCGAAGGTCGCCGCGCGCCGGGCCGGAGACGTGCCACCTGGCTTTGTGCCGGTCGCGATCACCGGCTGCGGGGGCGAATTGCCGTCGCGCGAGGAGCAGGCGGCAATCGAGATCGAGGTCGGCGCGGTTCGCATCCGTGTCAGAGGGACGGTCGACCGGCGGGCGCTGTGCGAGGTGCTGGCGGCAGTCGGGACGGTTGGCCGATGA
- a CDS encoding low affinity iron permease family protein — MSTKKQLQEQQSGPAKFFGAFASRTAQAAGHASTFALAAAVVIIWAATGPVFGYSDTWQLVINTGTTIVTFLMVFLIQNSQNRDSAAMQVKLDELIRVGAARNSLVGIEHLTDEELEQLRKTCESRAKAEKAGEDSVKATGRRARRAAERAAD; from the coding sequence ATGAGTACTAAAAAGCAATTGCAGGAACAGCAGAGCGGTCCCGCAAAGTTCTTCGGCGCCTTCGCGAGCCGGACGGCGCAAGCCGCGGGGCATGCCTCGACTTTTGCGCTCGCCGCGGCGGTCGTCATCATTTGGGCTGCGACCGGACCAGTGTTCGGCTATTCGGATACGTGGCAGCTCGTCATAAATACCGGCACGACGATCGTCACCTTCCTTATGGTTTTCCTTATCCAGAATTCGCAGAACCGCGACAGCGCTGCCATGCAGGTAAAACTCGATGAGTTGATCCGCGTCGGCGCCGCCCGGAATTCTCTGGTCGGCATTGAGCACCTGACCGATGAGGAGCTCGAACAGCTGCGCAAGACCTGCGAATCTCGCGCGAAAGCGGAGAAAGCCGGCGAGGACAGCGTCAAGGCGACGGGGCGAAGGGCCCGGCGCGCCGCCGAACGGGCGGCTGACTAG
- a CDS encoding sensor histidine kinase: protein MDRLLLRFMSVTPRYPLWVRYLLSLGLVGLAFVAKLLLDDQLRPDPLMLFIPAIFLASVIFDRGSGFLATGASAALAARYFIPPPPSAAIVPLLIFLASGLCLAGVTEALRTALQKHSEAKAYADVLMMELAHRTRNDLATIMSILRLQARSDPNPAVQAAITSALARIEVVAKVHDRLRDTPVNSSVDLPAYLEALCGSLSDLHRGVRPIAIRVSCDEIAVKSSQAASVGLIVNELVTNAFKYAFPEGRPGVVEVDVRKRNEKVVITVRDDGIGCPTEAKSGLGTRLINLMVAQMQGGMTRAPMAQGCEVEVVVVIES, encoded by the coding sequence ATGGACCGGCTCCTGCTTCGCTTCATGTCCGTCACGCCCAGATATCCCCTGTGGGTGCGGTACCTCTTGAGCCTCGGGCTTGTCGGGTTGGCATTCGTCGCCAAGCTCCTGCTGGACGATCAGTTGAGACCCGATCCGCTGATGCTGTTCATCCCGGCCATTTTCCTGGCCTCAGTCATCTTCGATCGCGGCTCAGGCTTTCTCGCCACCGGCGCGAGCGCGGCGCTGGCGGCGCGATACTTTATCCCTCCGCCGCCGAGCGCCGCTATCGTGCCGCTCCTGATCTTTCTCGCTAGCGGGCTATGTCTTGCAGGGGTAACGGAAGCCCTGCGCACTGCACTCCAGAAGCACTCGGAGGCAAAGGCCTACGCGGACGTTCTCATGATGGAGTTGGCGCACCGGACCAGGAACGACCTCGCGACGATCATGTCGATCCTCCGTCTGCAGGCGCGATCGGACCCTAATCCCGCCGTGCAGGCGGCGATCACCTCCGCGCTGGCGCGGATTGAGGTTGTCGCGAAGGTTCATGATCGCCTGCGCGACACGCCGGTCAACAGCTCGGTCGACCTCCCCGCTTATCTTGAGGCGTTGTGCGGGAGCCTTTCGGATCTGCACCGGGGAGTGCGCCCGATCGCGATACGGGTGTCCTGCGACGAAATCGCCGTCAAGAGCTCGCAGGCCGCATCCGTCGGCTTGATCGTCAACGAGCTGGTGACAAACGCGTTCAAGTACGCGTTTCCGGAGGGGCGCCCGGGCGTCGTGGAAGTCGACGTCCGGAAGAGAAACGAAAAGGTCGTGATCACGGTGAGGGACGATGGAATCGGATGCCCCACCGAGGCGAAGAGCGGTTTGGGAACCCGCCTGATCAATCTGATGGTGGCCCAGATGCAGGGAGGCATGACCAGGGCGCCGATGGCGCAAGGCTGCGAGGTGGAAGTCGTGGTCGTCATCGAAAGCTGA
- a CDS encoding DUF3618 domain-containing protein gives MTRSVQELRGECERSRAEFAATVDRLRERISDTADDLRHKVSPQHIKSEVSDYISNKTQSWVEALKQQAMDNPMQAVAAGTAVAIPLLRLARGFPLPLLMIGAGLALTSKTVRERAAEAAAPVMEKAGEMLDQPADRVDAPSSDMRDRLNSAQSQASDMASDAQDAAAGLADDLGKRAAQAAGTVGDTLKSGMDAVKGRAGAVKDAAATAPAKARQVIGDNAALIAGLGIAIGAILAAALPETTAEAKAMGPASDSVKRAAGGAAQSGFEAAKDATMSAADAAARSVGEAHLGGHASRMTEDVADRLKEAADDVVRAAFSPSPNPNT, from the coding sequence ATGACGCGATCAGTGCAGGAGCTGAGGGGGGAGTGCGAGCGAAGCCGTGCCGAGTTCGCGGCGACGGTCGATAGGTTGAGGGAGCGGATATCGGATACCGCTGACGACCTCCGCCACAAGGTCTCGCCGCAACACATCAAGTCGGAAGTCTCCGATTACATCAGCAATAAGACCCAGAGTTGGGTCGAGGCGCTGAAGCAACAAGCCATGGACAATCCGATGCAGGCGGTCGCTGCGGGCACCGCGGTCGCAATCCCGCTGCTGCGCCTGGCGCGCGGTTTTCCACTACCACTTCTGATGATCGGGGCTGGCCTTGCCCTGACCTCGAAGACGGTGCGCGAGCGGGCCGCGGAAGCGGCCGCACCGGTGATGGAGAAGGCGGGAGAGATGCTGGATCAGCCCGCCGACCGAGTGGACGCGCCGAGCAGCGACATGAGAGACCGGCTGAATTCGGCTCAAAGTCAGGCCAGCGACATGGCCAGCGATGCGCAAGATGCCGCTGCCGGCCTGGCCGACGATCTTGGCAAGCGGGCGGCGCAGGCCGCCGGCACTGTCGGCGATACGCTCAAGAGCGGCATGGATGCCGTCAAGGGGAGAGCGGGCGCGGTCAAGGACGCGGCGGCCACGGCGCCTGCAAAGGCCCGGCAGGTCATCGGCGACAATGCCGCCTTGATCGCCGGTCTTGGGATCGCGATCGGCGCCATCCTTGCCGCGGCTCTTCCCGAAACAACCGCCGAAGCCAAGGCGATGGGCCCGGCGAGCGACAGCGTGAAACGGGCGGCGGGCGGGGCTGCACAATCCGGTTTCGAAGCAGCCAAGGATGCGACGATGTCGGCGGCCGACGCGGCGGCAAGAAGCGTCGGCGAGGCCCATCTCGGCGGGCACGCCAGCCGCATGACAGAAGACGTGGCCGACAGACTCAAAGAGGCTGCCGATGACGTCGTCAGGGCGGCCTTCAGTCCTTCCCCAAACCCAAACACTTGA
- a CDS encoding ferritin-like domain-containing protein: MARKPKKLEDLFHEALKDIYFAENKILKTLPKMAKAAQSPDLKAAFTQHERETRAQVKRLDRVFKIIGKPARGKTCAAINGIAEEGSEIMKDFKGMPALDAGLLAAAQAVEHYEISRYGTLSTWAEELGYDEAVQLLEETLTEEKKTDRTLTGIAKSVVNVEAENEEEDA; the protein is encoded by the coding sequence ATGGCAAGGAAGCCGAAGAAGCTGGAAGACCTTTTCCACGAGGCGCTAAAGGACATTTATTTCGCTGAAAACAAAATCCTCAAAACCCTCCCCAAGATGGCGAAGGCGGCGCAGTCGCCCGACCTCAAGGCGGCGTTCACGCAGCATGAGCGCGAGACGAGAGCCCAGGTTAAGCGACTCGACCGCGTATTCAAGATCATCGGCAAGCCCGCGCGCGGCAAAACCTGCGCCGCCATCAACGGCATCGCCGAAGAAGGCTCCGAGATCATGAAGGACTTTAAGGGAATGCCCGCGCTCGATGCCGGTCTTCTCGCAGCCGCCCAGGCCGTCGAGCACTATGAGATTTCGCGCTATGGCACACTGTCCACATGGGCTGAAGAGCTGGGCTACGATGAAGCGGTCCAGCTACTTGAAGAGACCCTGACCGAAGAAAAGAAGACTGACAGGACTCTGACGGGCATCGCCAAGTCAGTTGTCAACGTTGAAGCCGAGAACGAAGAGGAAGACGCCTGA